A stretch of DNA from Jeotgalibacillus aurantiacus:
GACTGGGGTGTGGCCTTCACTGGGAATCATTTACAAGGGGGATGAGGGTGTGGTGCTGACTTTTAACGTGACGATTGGGGATGATTCTGTGCTGTGGCTGGCTGAGGAGCTGCGGCGGACGGGCATTGAGAAGGCGACTTTTTTTCTGGATCCGTCCTGGGTGGACCGGAAGAAAAAGATTGCGGATCAGTTAAAGGCGTATGGATATGATATTGGGATTTATGATTTACATCCGGCCCGGTATGAGGGATTGAGTGAAAAAGAGATGGATGAGCATATTGCGGAGCTTGTGGCGTTTTTTCATGAGCATGAACTTTCGCCTGATTATTATAGAACGGCTGATGGGTTGCTTAATGAAGAGGTTGTCAGGCGTTTGCGGGAGCAGGATTTGCTGGTGGTGAGTCATGAAGTGACGGGTGAGGCGTTACTCGAGGAGGAGGATCAGAGCTATAACGGGGCTGTTGTGTCGCTTGATGTGGTGAATGATGAAAAAGAGCTCAAGCAGCGATGGACTGAGTGGAGATCTGCCCTGGAGCGGACGGATGATCTTCGCTACGTATCGGTGCTTGAGCTGCTGGCTTCTTCTGATAGTAAGATTAAGCTGTTGGAATAGGCTGCGGCCATCTGAGCGCGAGACTGTCTGTGGCTTCACCGCTGTATTTCTGACGCAGAAATCGGATCCGGTCTGACACCTGCTTTTCATAATGGTCCTCAGCATTCAGGTGATGATCTGTGTTCATGCTGGTTGCCTGGTCTTTGATCAGCTGCTGATAAAAGGTTTTTACTTCATGCGGAAGCCGGTTCCAGAGACCGGCTTTTTTCATGTGGCGAATCCAGTCTTCGAGTACATTTATTTGCCCAGCGAGCTCTTTACCTGTCCTGAGGTGGATGACGGACAGGTGCGCTGCTTTTTCATACAGCAGGTTGAGCTCTTCTTCTGTGACTTTTCTCGGGTTATTGGCGAAGATGATAAAGCCCTGGAAATGCTGAACGAATTGCTTTTGCCAGTCATAGAGACTTGCAATCAGCTGTCTGCCTGCTTCAAGACCCGGGTACTGCGCTTTATCCATAAGCTGAATCGGCAGTGTAAACATTTCAGGTGACTGCTCATACCTCGCGTTGCCTGATTTATGCGTATCTCTCAGCAACAGATGGTATTCCGCAAGCATTTCATGTGCTTTTTGCGCTTCTGCCGGCTGTTCCTGATCGGGTGAAAAGACGGCTGCAGCTTTCGTTTCTTCTTTTCGATTGAGATAGACAGCCTGGTAATACTTCCGGCCGTTAATCAATGTCCAATTCGGATATACCGTGACTTTCTCGAGCACTTTTTTGTATGATTTCGCTTTGTCTTCAATGATTTGAACGTCTGTCATCGTGATCACCTCATTTAAAAGCTTATTCTCCATCAGGACGGGCATCTTCAATCATCTGATCCATTCCTTCAATTCCTTCTTCCTTGATGCGTCTGAGTTCATCAAGGAAATCACTTCTTACCTGACGGGATAATTCATAGTTGGCCGTTGCATAATCCTTCAGTGGCTGCAGCTGTTCACTCGTGATTTTCCCTTCGTCTACAAGCGTGTCCATCACACGGTATTCTGTGTTGACCTGGTCAAGACTTCTGCGTGTCCATGAGTTGGAGAAGTGATTAATATCAATTGTCGCGTTGGCACTCGTCCAGTTACGGTCAGTCCGTGCGCCGACACTCCATTGCTTCCATTCAGCAAGAATGTCTTCTGTGCGCTCGAATTCCTCGCGCAGTCCTTCTGCAT
This window harbors:
- a CDS encoding polysaccharide deacetylase family protein; the encoded protein is MRKKWETAGLVLLAVLILALLPSSPRVMEVTGVWPSLGIIYKGDEGVVLTFNVTIGDDSVLWLAEELRRTGIEKATFFLDPSWVDRKKKIADQLKAYGYDIGIYDLHPARYEGLSEKEMDEHIAELVAFFHEHELSPDYYRTADGLLNEEVVRRLREQDLLVVSHEVTGEALLEEEDQSYNGAVVSLDVVNDEKELKQRWTEWRSALERTDDLRYVSVLELLASSDSKIKLLE